The proteins below come from a single Drosophila suzukii chromosome X, CBGP_Dsuzu_IsoJpt1.0, whole genome shotgun sequence genomic window:
- the LOC136117008 gene encoding uncharacterized protein, whose protein sequence is MEQLKSLVKSRARLKANITRVLAWAEHTEIATHTEITTRIDLLNEVWKEFNQFSDCIALHEEVEGYVDPEIDNAVYEAKYLRASAILKERSNDLQPGTSTSGASGSNGLHSHNDAILNLLQQNQQLFERLAHLSNTQKFHHLKTLLVDEAANSIRHLAITDTAYNTAWERLKERYNRPRHIVNSFLEQFMSLPTTTKIDATVLRKVSDGANEIVRGLDAVNQTGRDCWIIYLALEKLDADTRRRWIERSMETDSPTLEEFFKFLDSRCEELELSKRELATGSKTSTHPEKPKRITQSMVAVESSGCTKCSSTEHTLYGCQQFLDMSGLQRRSFVKEKSLCYNCLRPGHGVNRCRSTYKCRQCKGNHHSLLHVQPNTQASGNLAQIAEGDEQNLSASNTNSVTLSHVAQGAGTQKVAESPHLWSANISTLEVFKDLQLADTHFNANTPVDILLGSEHVWSVFTGRKMYSVFGWVITSLITSNASNAIALTTTTDIDNTLQKFWELENVQSNTKLEPGDDQVEKHFLATHSRDENGKYIVELPFNTESPEFGETLQGALKRFKSVERRLQQNEQLRTQYVYFMREYINLGHMREVPPEEIATGNHFFLPHHPVLGRKLRVVFDGSFRDANGKALNDTLFTGPSIQRDLFAVCLRFRMYKFAFSADIVKMFRQIWVNEKHRNYQKIVWREDSSDPIKHFQLCTETYGTSCAPFLAVRVLEQLAVDHQDEFPNASKILLEDFYVDDVLTGSNNEDELRRNRDELIQLMSITHDCLSCFRQRHHTAQQQMADLPSVRVTQALPFVNTGCDYAGPIFLKDAKVRKPRISKGYICLFVCMVTSAIHLELVTDLTTETFLAALRRFISLRGKCSKIYSDNGTNFIGAKRSLNEMQELLASQRHKDIVTSTLADDGIQWVLIPPRAPHWGGKWESAVRCVKLHLRRVTGNSTLTFEQMRTLLAQISAVINSRPLCYTSDTEDNYLSPAHFLIGRPLTTVPDPDLSHIPVGRLGYWQSIQAMLQGFWKKWHQEYLTTLQQRPKLTTLTPNLSIDDVVLVKESNTPPASWHIARVMETYPGKDNLVRAVKLKTSTGEMTRPITKIAVLPSSETVFQGGPGCS, encoded by the exons ATGgaacaattaaaatcattagTAAAGAGCCGTGCCAGACTCAAGGCCAACATCACACGTGTCTTGGCATGGGCTGAACACACGGAGATCGCTACACACACAGAGATCACCACACGGATAGATCTTCTCAACGAAGTTTGGAAGGAGTTCAACCAGTTTAGCGATTGCATTGCGCTTCACGAGGAAGTGGAAGGCTATGTCGATCCGGAGATTGACAATGCGGTCTACGAAGCAAAGTACCTAAGGGCAAGCGCTATTCTCAAGGAAAGGAGTAATGACCTACAACCGGGGACATCTACAAGCGGTGCGAGTGGCAGCAACGGGCTACATTCACACAACGATGCAATCTTAAACTTGCTGCAACAAAACCAACAACTATTCGAGCGACTTGCT CATTTGTCCAACACCCAGAAGTTCCATCACTTAAAAACACTACTCGTTGATGAGGCTGCCAACTCGATTCGACACTTGGCAATTACGGACACGGCTTACAACACTGCATGGGAACGTCTTAAGGAGAGATACAATCGTCCACGGCACATTGTAAACTCGTTTTTGGAACAGTTTATGAGCCTGCCAACAACTACAAAGATCGATGCAACAGTTCTACGGAAGGTTTCGGACGGAGCAAACGAAATTGTTCGTGGATTGGATGCGGTGAATCAGACGGGACGCGATTGTTGGATCATATATCTAGCCCTAGAGAAACTTGACGCTGACACACGGCGCAGGTGGATTGAGCGCAGCATGGAGACCGATTCGCCCACTCTAGAGGAATTCTTCAAGTTTCTGGATTCTCGCTGCGAGGAACTGGAGCTGAGCAAAAGGGAGCTTGCGACTGGAAGCAAGACATCAACACAtcctgaaaaaccaaaacgGATCACACAATCGATGGTTGCGGTTGAAAGTAGTGGCTGCACCAAATGCAGTTCAACAGAACACACTCTATATGGCTGTCAGCAGTTTCTGGATATGTCTGGACTGCAGAGGCGATCATTTGTGAAGGAGAAATCACTATGCTACAACTGCTTGCGACCTGGTCATGGGGTCAACAGGTGCAGGTCAACATACAAGTGCAGGCAATGCAAAGGAAATCATCACTCCCTTCTTCACGTCCAACCGAATACACAGGCTAGTGGGAATCTTGCCCAGATAGCGGAGGGGGACGAGCAAAACTTAAGCGCGTCTAACACAAACTCAGTGACACTCAGTCATGTGGCCCAAGGAGCGGGCACCCAAAAGGTT GCAGAATCACCTCATCTCTGGAGCGCCAACATATCGACACTCGAGGTATTTAAGGATCTGCAGCTGGCGGATACACATTTCAACGCAAACACACCAGTAGATATACTATTGGGAAGCGAACACGTATGGTCAGTGTTCACAGGACGAAAGATGTACTCGGTATTCGGATGGGTAATCACTTCACTCatcacatcgaacgcaagcaACGCTATTGCACTAACCACAACAACGGATATCGACAACACGCTTCAGAAGTTTTGGGAACTGGAGAACGTTCAAAGCAACACAAAATTGGAACCGGGAGACGACCAGGTCGAGAAGCACTTTCTCGCCACCCACAGTCGGGATGAAAACGGGAAGTATATCGTTGAACTTCCATTCAACACGGAAAGTCCTGAATTCGGAGAAACTCTACAGGGAGCTCTTAAACGATTCAAATCGGTGGAGCGACGActacaacaaaacgagcaacTGCGGACACAGTACGTATACTTTATGCGGGAGTATATCAATCTGGGACACATGCGTGAGGTGCCGCCAGAGGAAATCGCTACTGGGAATCACTTCTTTCTTCCCCACCACCCAGTGCTAGGCCGAAAACTGCGAGTGGTCTTTGATGGATCCTTTCGCGACGCTAACGGTAAGGCCTTAAATGACACTCTTTTCACAGGGCCCAGTATTCAGCGCGATCTATTTGCTGTGTGCCTACGCTTTCGAATGTACAAGTTCGCATTCTCAGCGGACATCGTTAAAATGTTCCGCCAAATATGGGTAAACGAAAAGCATAGAAACTACCAGAagatcgtttggagagaggaTTCATCCGATCCGATCAAGCATTTCCAATTGTGCACTGAAACCTACGGAACGTCATGTGCACCATTCCTGGCGGTACGAGTGCTGGAACAACTCGCCGTGGATCATCAAGACGAATTCCCGAATGCTTCAAAAATCCTACTGGAGGATTTTTACGTCGATGATGTTCTTACCGGGTCAAACAATGAGGATGAACTACGTCGAAACCGAGACGAGTTGATTCAGCTGATGTC AATCACACACGACTGTTTATCCTGCTTTCGTCAACGCCACCACACCGCCCAACAACAAATGGCTGATTTACCCAGCGTGCGTGTCACTCAAGCCCTTCCATTTGTCAATACTGGTTGCGACTATGCAGGTCCAATCTTTCTGAAGGATGCCAAAGTTCGGAAGCCACGTATCAGCAAGGGCTACATTTGCCTGTTCGTCTGCATGGTCACCTCGGCCATACACCTGGAACTTGTCACAGACCTGACAACAGAAACCTTCTTGGCTGCCTTGCGCCGCTTCATATCCCTACGTGGCAAGTGTAGCAAGATCTACAGCGACAACGGAACCAACTTTATTGGAGCCAAGCGATCCCTCAACGAAATGCAAGAATTGCTTGCATCACAACGACATAAGGACATCGTCACATCCACTCTGGCAGATGACGGAATTCAGTGGGTACTCATTCCCCCCAGAGCTCCTCATTGGGGAGGGAAATGGGAGTCGGCAGTTCGCTGCGTCAAGCTGCATCTGCGCCGAGTCACCGGCAACTCAACGCTCACCTTCGAACAAATGCGCACCTTGCTTGCTCAAATCAGCGCAGTGATAAATTCACGCCCCTTATGCTACACATCTGATACCGAAGACAACTACTTATCACCCGCCCACTTCTTAATTGGGCGACCGTTAACCACCGTGCCAGATCCTGACTTAAGCCACATCCCTGTGGGCCGATTAGGATATTGGCAAAGCATCCAGGCTATGCTTCAAGGATTCTGGAAGAAATGGCATCAAGAGTATCTGACTACTCTGCAACAACGTCCAAAATTGACCACTTTAACACCCAACCTCTCTATCGATGATGTTGTTCTCGTTAAGGAGTCTAATACACCACCAGCATCGTGGCACATCGCACGGGTAATGGAAACCTATCCAGGGAAGGACAACCTCGTTCGAGCAGTCAAGCTGAAGACATCAACAGGAGAGATGACCAGACCAATCACGAAGATTGCCGTTTTGCCCAGTTCAGAAACTGTGTTTCAGGGCGGGCCGGGATGTTCCTGA
- the LOC108010423 gene encoding RNA polymerase II subunit A C-terminal domain phosphatase-like, protein MQNIVDEEGAAPSLYTPVGDDGNPGGGSGRADSSIQEYKSQRAGVVKKRLRKDGELLSKGDAILELFKCIHTTVTQDMCADCGADLRQNENGQTSEASVPMVHIMPDLKVSQKLAQKLGHDDTRRLLADRKLVLLVDLDHTVIHTTDDTVPDNIKGIYHFQLRGPHSKWYHTRLRPGTAEFLKRMSQLYELHICTFGKRKYAHKIAQLLDPEGKYFSTRILSRDECFNATSKTDNLKTLFPNGDSMVCIIDDREDVWNMASNLIQVKPYHFFQHTGDINAPPGLSNHELDGEGVDFKEISENITEKISESSSGVRTEDPDRGVNTVSSTSKDDERNEESVDVFDLESDAKDPEISNSSIAAEAPKKPPSDTLKGKTVSEEIMVVIDDRSKEVAKAEVVEEKTPTSNEDVATTSKPSLRVALEGQKQIEIEDTDEYLLYLEGILRSIHKRFYAIYDETTEITDLKVIVPKIRCEVLRGKSLVFSGLVPTEMKLEQSQAYFIAKSLGADVQPNIGKGVTHLVAVDAGTYKVYAAKKESAIKVVNANWLWTCAERWEHVEEKLFPLDQGGKVRSPEHVVNYSERPEISPSSSKQQEGQSRTFRETLNPLLGLTNADIESMNQDYDTFFESDSSSDEGPVNLENPPMDRKVLKRMREDNSNSNRSSNRAIDDLLTRSEDVMIGAQNVMEFDIGLNAEANDNNEKEDDDDEMPRAKFRRGEDLPTDQEIGSDLNSEKDPEDEDDDEWDMMGAALEREYLVPSSEDFDI, encoded by the coding sequence ATGCAGAACATAGTCGACGAGGAGGGCGCGGCGCCCAGTCTCTACACGCCGGTGGGCGACGATGGGAATCCAGGTGGAGGATCTGGAAGAGCCGACTCCTCCATCCAGGAGTACAAGTCCCAGCGTGCCGGGGTGGTGAAGAAGCGGCTCCGCAAGGACGGGGAACTGCTCTCCAAGGGGGACGCCATTCTGGAGTTGTTCAAGTGCATACACACCACGGTAACCCAGGACATGTGCGCGGACTGCGGAGCCGACTTGCGTCAGAACGAGAATGGACAAACGTCGGAGGCCTCGGTGCCCATGGTGCACATCATGCCCGATCTTAAGGTCAGCCAGAAGCTGGCCCAGAAGCTCGGACACGACGACACCCGCCGCCTGCTGGCCGACAGGAAGCTGGTCCTGCTCGTCGATCTCGACCATACGGTGATCCACACCACCGACGACACGGTGCCGGACAACATCAAGGGCATCTACCACTTCCAGCTGCGCGGCCCGCATTCCAAGTGGTACCACACGCGCTTGCGCCCCGGCACTGCCGAGTTCCTGAAGCGCATGTCCCAGCTCTACGAGCTGCACATCTGCACCTTTGGGAAGCGTAAGTACGCGCACAAGATTGCCCAACTCCTGGACCCCGAGGGAAAGTACTTCTCGACCAGGATTCTGTCCAGAGATGAGTGCTTCAATGCCACCAGCAAGACGGACAACTTGAAAACTCTCTTTCCGAATGGCGATTCCATGGTGTGCATCATCGACGATCGGGAGGATGTGTGGAACATGGCCTCCAACTTGATTCAGGTCAAGCCCTATCACTTCTTTCAGCACACGGGTGACATTAATGCCCCGCCGGGCTTGTCCAATCATGAACTGGATGGCGAAGGCGTTGATTTCAAAGAGATTAGCGAGAATATTACCGAGAAGATTTCCGAGTCCAGCAGCGGAGTAAGAACAGAAGATCCTGATAGGGGCGTCAACACAGTCTCAAGCACAAGCAAGGATGATGAGCGGAATGAGGAATCAGTCGACGTATTCGATCTGGAGAGCGACGCCAAGGATCCCGAGATTTCCAATTCCTCGATAGCCGCAGAGGCACCCAAGAAGCCGCCGAGTGACACACTAAAAGGCAAGACTGTCTCAGAGGAAATCATGGTCGTTATTGATGATCGTTCCAAGGAGGTCGCAAAAGCCGAGGTGGTGGAAGAGAAAACCCCGACAAGCAATGAGGATGTGGCCACCACGTCAAAGCCCAGCCTTCGAGTGGCGCTCGAAGGGCAGAAGCAGATAGAGATTGAAGACACAGACGAATACCTGCTTTATCTGGAGGGCATATTGCGCAGCATCCACAAGCGATTCTATGCCATCTACGACGAGACCACGGAGATAACCGATCTAAAGGTCATCGTTCCGAAGATTCGCTGTGAAGTGCTGCGTGGCAAGAGCTTGGTGTTTTCCGGCCTGGTGCCCACGGAGATGAAGCTGGAGCAATCGCAGGCATACTTCATTGCTAAAAGTCTGGGCGCAGATGTGCAGCCGAACATTGGCAAGGGGGTCACGCATCTGGTGGCGGTCGATGCGGGCACCTACAAGGTATATGCCGCCAAGAAAGAATCCGCCATCAAGGTGGTCAATGCAAACTGGCTGTGGACCTGCGCCGAGCGCTGGGAGCATGTGGAGGAGAAGCTCTTTCCATTGGACCAAGGTGGCAAGGTGCGCAGTCCCGAGCACGTGGTCAACTACAGCGAGCGCCCAGAGATCTCACCATCGAGCAGCAAGCAGCAGGAGGGGCAGAGCCGCACCTTCCGCGAAACGCTCAATCCACTGCTGGGCCTCACCAACGCGGACATCGAGTCCATGAACCAGGACTACGACACATTCTTCGAGTCGGACTCGTCGAGTGACGAGGGACCCGTTAACCTTGAAAACCCACCAATGGATAGGAAGGTGCTTAAGAGAATGCGCGAAGATAATAGCAATAGCAATAGATCCAGCAATAGAGCAATAGATGACTTGTTGACGCGCAGCGAGGACGTGATGATCGGAGCGCAGAACGTCATGGAATTTGACATAGGCTTAAACGCAGAGGCTAATGACAATAATGAGAAGGAGGATGATGACGATGAGATGCCCAGAGCCAAGTTTCGACGAGGAGAAGATCTGCCTACTGACCAGGAGATTGGCTCCGACCTGAACAGCGAGAAAGACCCGgaggacgaggacgacgaCGAATGGGACATGATGGGCGCCGCCCTGGAGAGAGAGTACCTCGTCCCTTCCTCGGAAGACTTTGACATTTAG
- the LOC118878233 gene encoding serine/threonine-protein kinase C-like: protein MQQIMPQVMQQLMPQGIPQGMPQGMPQGMPQGMPQGMHQGMPQGIPQPNMQQGTPMNIPPPNRMSPCHNPNAIPNFHPNGQNPEINRMPPMDGAAGRVNAANGEMNQQMRAAPAPVPVPVPAPVTAPSPDPRQNFAANMVNKPRPTTSSNPGSRVSSPAAPRPNHPPGTPAPEETPNQPKITQPSYASLLQ, encoded by the coding sequence ATGCAACAAATAATGCCGCAAGTAATGCAACAACTAATGCCACAAGGAATCCCTCAAGGAATGCCTCAGGGAATGCCCCAGGGAATGCCCCAGGGAATGCCCCAGGGAATGCATCAAGGAATGCCCCAGGGTATCCCCCAACCCAATATGCAACAGGGAACACCAATGAACATCCCGCCGCCCAACCGCATGAGTCCTTGCCACAATCCCAACGCGATACCTAACTTCCATCCGAATGGCCAAAACCCTGAGATCAACAGGATGCCGCCAATGGACGGCGCAGCTGGACGAGTCAATGCCGCCAATGGCGAGATGAACCAACAAATGAGGGCTGCTCCCGCCCCCGTACCCGTTCCAGTTCCTGCTCCCGTCACCGCCCCCAGCCCCGATCCTCGACAGAATTTTGCAGCCAATATGGTTAACAAGCCACGGCCGACCACTTCAAGTAACCCCGGGTCGAGGGTGTCATCGCCAGCCGCTCCGAGACCCAATCATCCACCCGGAACCCCAGCTCCGGAAGAGACTCCCAACCAGCCGAAGATCACCCAGCCATCCTACGCATCCCTGCTGCAGTAA
- the LOC136117290 gene encoding serine/threonine-protein kinase C-like: MPQGMPQGMPQGMHQGMPQGIPQPNMQQGTPMNIPPPNRMSPCHNPNAIPNFHPNGQNPEINRMPPMDGAAGRVNAANGEMNQQMRAAPAPVPVPVPAPVTAPSPDPRQNFAANMVNKPRPTTSSNPGSRVSSPAAPRPNHPPGTPAPEETPNQPKITQPSYASLLQ, translated from the coding sequence ATGCCTCAGGGAATGCCCCAGGGAATGCCCCAGGGAATGCATCAAGGAATGCCCCAGGGTATCCCCCAACCCAATATGCAACAGGGAACACCAATGAACATCCCGCCGCCCAACCGCATGAGTCCTTGCCACAATCCCAACGCGATACCTAACTTCCATCCGAATGGCCAAAACCCTGAGATCAACAGGATGCCGCCAATGGACGGCGCAGCTGGACGAGTCAATGCCGCCAATGGCGAGATGAACCAACAAATGAGGGCTGCTCCCGCCCCCGTACCCGTTCCAGTTCCTGCTCCCGTCACCGCCCCCAGCCCCGATCCTCGACAGAATTTTGCAGCCAATATGGTTAACAAGCCACGGCCGACCACTTCAAGTAACCCCGGGTCGAGGGTGTCATCGCCAGCCGCTCCGAGACCCAATCATCCACCCGGAACCCCAGCTCCGGAAGAGACTCCCAACCAGCCGAAGATCACCCAGCCATCCTACGCATCCCTGCTGCAGTAA
- the LOC108010422 gene encoding uncharacterized protein, which translates to MAEQNIESPVFEKVPVKEEGPENPTAAKENGAPAADSGALSGAVDGEKATAEAADMEEESAADGEEAKKKSIEAAPAAVESGEEAAIGDSPDAPAVGPVKRKVDDSAAKDDETGATPEKKSKLH; encoded by the coding sequence ATGGCTGAGCAAAACATCGAGAGCCCCGTCTTCGAGAAGGTTCCAGTCAAGGAGGAGGGACCTGAGAACCCAACCGCCGCCAAGGAAAACGGAGCACCGGCCGCCGACAGCGGGGCACTCTCCGGTGCCGTCGATGGTGAAAAGGCGACCGCCGAGGCCGCTGACATGGAGGAGGAGTCCGCCGCCGATGGCGAGGAGGCCAAGAAGAAGAGCATCGAAGCAGCTCCAGCTGCTGTTGAGAGCGGCGAGGAGGCCGCCATCGGTGACTCACCAGATGCTCCTGCCGTCGGGCCCGTGAAGCGGAAGGTGGACGATTCCGCCGCCAAAGACGATGAGACCGGTGCCACGCCGGAAAAAAAAAGTAAGCTGCATTAG